GGTGATCGGCCTGTTTCCGGTGGTGGGGGTGCCGTTACCGTTCTTTTCCTATGGCGGCACGTCCATGATTACCTCCATGGTGGGGATCGGCATTCTGCAGAACATCAGTATGCGGCGGTTCATGTTCTAATCCGGCCGAAGAGCGGGGAGGGGGCCTGTGCGGGGCTAACCGCACAGGGCATCAGACCAGCAGCTTCTTGCGTGCTGCGTCCAGCTTCCTCCTGATATCGGCGCTGCTGGCGCAGGCAAGGACCTGGCGCGCCAGGGTGCGGCATTCGGGGATGCTGTGGGAGCGAATGGCCTGTTTGACCACCGGGATGCTGGGGGCCGAGAGGCTGAATTCCCGGATGCCCATGCCAACCATGAGCAGGGCGTTGATCGGTTCGGTAGCCATTTCACCACAGACGGACGCCTTTTTGCCGGCCTTTGTCGCCGCATCGGCCACCCTTTTTATGGATTGAAGCACCGCCGGGTGGTATGGGTCGTAATACTGCTTCACCCGGGGATTGTTCCGATCGGCGGCCAACGTGTACTGAATCAGGTCGTTGGTGCCGATGCTGACGTAATCGACTTCCTTGAGCAGGTGCTCGATGATCTGGACGGCAGCCGGTATCTCGACCATGATCCCCAGCGGTATCTCCTCGCGCAGTTCGTGCCCCTCCAGCTTCAGCTCTTCCCTCACCGAGGCGAGTATCTCCTTCACCTGACGGATTTCATCCACCGAGGAAATCAACGGAAACATGATGCTGGGGGTGCCGGCGGGGGATGAAAGCAAAATTCCGGCCAGCTGCTCCCGGAAGATGTCCTGCCGTTCCAGGGATACGCGGATGGAACGCCAGCCCAGGAAGGGATTCTCTTCGTGGGGGCAGCTAAAGTACGGCAGAGCCTTGTCGCCGCCGATATCTAGGGTGCGAATGTTGACCAATTGCCCGGGGAACGCTCCCAAAATCTTGCGATAGACGGCCGCCTGCTGATGACGGTCGGGAAAGGCGCTGCGCGTCATGTACGGGAATTCGGTGCGGTAGAGGCCGACACCCTCGGCGCCGTGCATATTGGCGACCCTGACGTCGGAAACCAGGCCGATATTGGCATTCAGGACAATGGTGACGTTGTCGCGGGTTACCGCCGGCAGCCCCCGCAGGCCTTCCAGCTCTCGCTGGCGTCCGGCATGGTCCCGCTCAAGCCGTTCGTACTCCCTCTTGATGGCGCCGTCCGGGTTGATGTAGATATGCCCGGAGGTGCCGTCCACAATGATCTCGTCCTTGACGTTGGAAGCGTCCATGAGCCCCGATATTCCCAGCACAGCCGGAATACCCAGGGATTTTGCCATGATGGCGACATGTGAGTACATGTTGCCCTTCTCGGCCACAATGCCGAGAATCTTGTCGTGGTCCAGCATGGCAAGGTCCGAAGGGAAGATCTCATCCGTTGCCAGGACCCGCTTTTCCTTCAGGGTCACCGCCGTTTTGTCGTTCCCCTCCAGGCAGTCGATCAGGCGCCGCCCGATATCTTCCATATCCGCCGACCGCTCACGCAGATAGGGATCTTCCATGGCTGAGAAGGCCTGCACGTAATGATGGACAACCTCGTGCACGGCGCGGGTCGCCCCCATCCCCTGATCGATCAGATCGCAGACCTTGCTGGAAAAGCCCCGGTCCTCGAGGATCATCAGGTGGGTGTGGAAGATCGCGGCATCACCTTCGGAAAGGGTTTCGCTGACCCGCTTCTCCATGTAGAGGGTCTGTATCTTCACCTTTTCCAGGGCCAGGCTGAGTTTGTGATGTTCATCGGCCTTGGTGCCGACCTTGGCCACCTTGATGACCTTGTCGCTGAACCGGTCGAGGATATAGACCTTGCCGCGGCAGAATCCCGCCGAAACGGCACTGCCGGCCAGCATGCGCGACGGAGAGGATACCTTTTTGTCGGTCTTTTTCACGGCCGGTGGTTCGCTGATAGCGTCGCCGTTCATTATTTTGGCCAGTTCCTGTTCAAACCACGCGCGTTCCTGCTCGGTGCGCTGGATGGAATCGAGCAGGCGGGCGTTATGCACGATGCTGCTGATCTGGAAGGTGATGGTGCGCAGGGCGCTGATCTCGTCTTCGCTGAAATCGCGGGCCTCGCGGGTTTGGATGACGATGACGCCGATGGGCGTCTTGCGTTCGAAGAGCGGCAAGCCGAGAAACGAGAGGAAGTTTTCCTCTTTGGACCCCTTGAAGTACTTATAGCGGGGATGGGCCGGGGCGTTGTCGGTCATGACCATGCCGCGGCTCTCGAACGTAAGGCCGGTGAGCCCCTCGTGGACCTTCATGGAAACGCGGTTGACCGATGCCTTGGAGAGGCCCTTGCTGGCCTTCAACACCAGGGTTTCGCCGTCCTGCTCCAGAAGGTAGATTGAACAGACATCCGTGCCCATGCGTCTGGCCACGATAGTAACGATATTGTCCAGGGTTTCATGCAGGTCATGGGAGTGGAGAATGATTGCGCTGATATCTTCCAGCGTGCGCAGGCCGA
The genomic region above belongs to Oryzomonas sagensis and contains:
- the ptsP gene encoding phosphoenolpyruvate--protein phosphotransferase, with protein sequence MFMKESHHSIGLRTLEDISAIILHSHDLHETLDNIVTIVARRMGTDVCSIYLLEQDGETLVLKASKGLSKASVNRVSMKVHEGLTGLTFESRGMVMTDNAPAHPRYKYFKGSKEENFLSFLGLPLFERKTPIGVIVIQTREARDFSEDEISALRTITFQISSIVHNARLLDSIQRTEQERAWFEQELAKIMNGDAISEPPAVKKTDKKVSSPSRMLAGSAVSAGFCRGKVYILDRFSDKVIKVAKVGTKADEHHKLSLALEKVKIQTLYMEKRVSETLSEGDAAIFHTHLMILEDRGFSSKVCDLIDQGMGATRAVHEVVHHYVQAFSAMEDPYLRERSADMEDIGRRLIDCLEGNDKTAVTLKEKRVLATDEIFPSDLAMLDHDKILGIVAEKGNMYSHVAIMAKSLGIPAVLGISGLMDASNVKDEIIVDGTSGHIYINPDGAIKREYERLERDHAGRQRELEGLRGLPAVTRDNVTIVLNANIGLVSDVRVANMHGAEGVGLYRTEFPYMTRSAFPDRHQQAAVYRKILGAFPGQLVNIRTLDIGGDKALPYFSCPHEENPFLGWRSIRVSLERQDIFREQLAGILLSSPAGTPSIMFPLISSVDEIRQVKEILASVREELKLEGHELREEIPLGIMVEIPAAVQIIEHLLKEVDYVSIGTNDLIQYTLAADRNNPRVKQYYDPYHPAVLQSIKRVADAATKAGKKASVCGEMATEPINALLMVGMGIREFSLSAPSIPVVKQAIRSHSIPECRTLARQVLACASSADIRRKLDAARKKLLV